The Maniola hyperantus chromosome 12, iAphHyp1.2, whole genome shotgun sequence genome has a segment encoding these proteins:
- the Cisd2 gene encoding CDGSH iron-sulfur domain-containing protein 2 homolog codes for MYFVSNIVKVTIPNYLASLPIPDSFGGWFRLGFKDWLALIPPTLAVGGISYYSYITIKKANDADKGLVNPGIRKDINKVVDFIDIEDITEKASLCRCWRSKNWPYCDGSHGAHNKETGDNTGPVVVRHKENK; via the exons ATGTATTTTGTGTCAAACATTGTAAAAGTTACCATACCTAACTATTTGGCCAGCTTACCAATTCCCGATTCCTTCGGGGGTTGGTTTAGACTTGGAT TTAAGGATTGGTTAGCCTTAATCCCCCCGACTTTGGCTGTTGGTGGCATATCCTACTACTCATACATAACAATCAAGAAAGCCAATGATGCAGATAAGGGACTGGTTAACCCTGGCATCAGAAAGGATATCAATAAAGTGGTGGACTTCATTGACATTGAGGACATAACTGAGAAGGCATCTCTGTGTAGATGCTGGAGGAGTAAGAAT tggCCGTACTGCGATGGCAGCCATGGGGCCCATAACAAGGAAACAGGAGACAACACTGGTCCAGTGGTTGTTAGACATAAGGAGAACAAGTAA
- the LOC117987339 gene encoding uncharacterized protein isoform X2 has protein sequence MDMAGDGIESIGSCHSQSLVQDTRTQDNTPPSMLKEVEDNSRYKTLEANATLLKLLVDDKDGVSRSEVFDMLHSKDESQDRIDLLTFPQDAEEGKVAVPIIPDSQAEFLQAEEPVRKDSQRMQSEAASGEPIGLAAGIMVAVTCSIVALAYTTLIVWRRIYLKKNGLKHELLRNEEAIAETRIEL, from the exons ATGGATATGGCGGGTGATGGTATAGAAA GTATCGGATCCTGCCACAGTCAGAGTTTGGTCCAAGACACGAGGACACAAGACAACACACCGCCTAGCATGTTAAAAGAGGTAGAGGACAACAGTCGGTACAAGACTTTAGAAGCCAATGCCACTCTTCTGAAGCTCCTGGTGGACGATAAAGATGGAGTTAGCAG GTCCGAAGTATTCGACATGCTCCACTCGAAGGACGAAAGTCAGGACCGCATAGATCTACTCACATTCCCCCAAGACGCGGAAGAAGGAAAAGTAGCTGTTCCAATTATTCCTGACTCGCAAGCGGAATTCCTTCAAG cTGAGGAACCAGTCCGCAAAGACTCCCAGCGGATGCAATCCGAGGCAGCGAGTGGCGAGCCCATCGGGTTGGCTGCGGGCATTATGGTCGCAGTCACTTGCAGCATCGTCGCGCTCGCTTACACGACTCTCATTGTCTGGAGACGGATATACTT aAAGAAAAATGGCCTTAAACATGAACTCTTGCGGAACGAAGAGGCTATCGCAGAAACTAGAATCGAG TTGTGA